Proteins co-encoded in one Actinomadura luteofluorescens genomic window:
- a CDS encoding penicillin-binding transpeptidase domain-containing protein, whose translation MTNRGRRRARTGARTPLLSPARRRAVALASCGALVGTMTTGCWAEPSAMPAVRDFLIAWQVGNYEAAAGRTVGADRRQVEDALGRVRQQLDAASLRLSLGTEVEGSGVDQIVKKGDEADARFTVKIDLGENGQPWEYPGLMHLRRVGGKWKVVWDQSIINTKLKPGQRLAVVTQVPKRSPITDTQGRSALREIGAYQVGVYPGQLADPQKTIDQLTKQTKIDGGRRLDSERLLGRVRSAPPQTYLPLLTLQVPTHNLLIQRLTHIPGLRFQGVRAPIAPAYAPELIGNLGPATADRLQQVGAPYQPGDTIGVSGIQLLQQRRLAGTPTVSVVAQDETGKSTEQLRSWPGQEPQQVQTTLDPGYQRHADDALAGLQFPASMVAVRPSTGEVLAVSNHGTGGRNSAFEGHYPPGLTFGIVSAEALFSQAGMKQSTETTCPGTVTVGGKTFTNNARPDSSFANHFAASCKTTLAQLSSKVDAQTLLREASQLGLGKNWGLGVPAFTGSVPAPANDGDKAAAMVGEGAVQVSPLAMAMVAAAAYSGTWRPPYVLKDPSTTAQAPAAQSLPPESISNLKKVLSRTASRGNAKGARVSGDVVGVAALTTYNEGGRPKTVSWFVGSSGDRAFAIAVEGVINTPALAAKFLGG comes from the coding sequence ATGACGAACCGAGGCCGGAGGCGGGCCCGTACCGGGGCCCGGACGCCGCTGCTTTCGCCCGCGCGGCGCCGGGCGGTCGCGCTGGCGTCCTGCGGCGCCCTGGTCGGGACGATGACGACCGGATGCTGGGCCGAGCCGTCGGCGATGCCCGCCGTCCGCGACTTCCTGATCGCCTGGCAGGTCGGCAACTACGAGGCCGCCGCCGGGCGGACCGTCGGCGCCGACCGCAGGCAGGTCGAGGACGCGCTCGGCCGCGTCCGGCAGCAGCTCGACGCGGCGTCCCTGCGGCTGTCGCTCGGCACCGAGGTCGAGGGCTCCGGCGTCGACCAGATCGTCAAGAAGGGCGACGAGGCCGACGCCCGCTTCACCGTGAAGATCGACCTGGGTGAGAACGGGCAGCCGTGGGAGTACCCCGGCCTCATGCACCTGCGCCGCGTCGGCGGCAAGTGGAAGGTCGTCTGGGACCAGTCCATCATCAACACCAAGCTGAAGCCGGGGCAGCGCCTCGCCGTGGTGACGCAGGTGCCCAAGCGCTCCCCGATCACCGACACGCAGGGCCGCTCCGCGCTGCGCGAGATCGGCGCCTACCAGGTCGGGGTGTATCCGGGGCAGCTCGCCGACCCGCAGAAGACCATCGACCAGCTGACGAAGCAGACCAAGATCGACGGTGGCCGGCGGCTGGACTCCGAGCGCCTGCTCGGCCGCGTCCGGTCCGCCCCGCCGCAGACGTACCTGCCGCTGCTGACCCTGCAGGTCCCGACGCACAACCTGCTGATCCAGCGGCTCACCCACATCCCGGGCCTGCGGTTCCAGGGCGTCCGCGCGCCGATCGCGCCCGCGTACGCGCCCGAGCTGATCGGCAACCTCGGCCCCGCCACCGCCGACCGGCTCCAGCAGGTCGGCGCCCCCTACCAGCCGGGCGACACGATCGGCGTCAGCGGCATCCAGCTGCTCCAGCAGCGCCGCCTCGCCGGGACGCCCACCGTCAGCGTCGTCGCGCAGGACGAGACCGGCAAGAGCACCGAGCAGCTGCGCTCCTGGCCCGGCCAGGAGCCGCAGCAGGTCCAGACGACCCTCGACCCCGGCTACCAGCGCCACGCCGACGACGCGCTGGCCGGCCTCCAGTTCCCGGCGTCCATGGTCGCCGTGCGGCCGAGCACCGGCGAGGTGCTCGCCGTGTCCAACCACGGAACGGGCGGCCGGAACTCCGCGTTCGAGGGCCACTACCCGCCCGGCCTGACGTTCGGGATCGTGTCCGCCGAAGCGCTGTTCTCCCAGGCCGGCATGAAGCAGTCCACCGAGACCACCTGCCCCGGCACCGTCACCGTCGGCGGCAAGACGTTCACCAACAACGCCCGTCCCGACAGCAGCTTCGCCAACCACTTCGCCGCGTCCTGCAAGACGACCCTCGCCCAGCTCAGCAGCAAGGTGGACGCGCAGACCCTCCTCCGGGAGGCGTCCCAGCTAGGCCTCGGCAAGAACTGGGGCCTCGGCGTCCCCGCCTTCACCGGCTCCGTCCCGGCCCCCGCGAACGACGGCGACAAGGCCGCGGCCATGGTCGGTGAGGGCGCCGTCCAGGTCAGCCCCCTCGCGATGGCCATGGTGGCCGCCGCCGCCTACAGCGGCACCTGGCGGCCGCCCTACGTCCTCAAGGACCCGTCCACGACGGCCCAGGCGCCGGCGGCGCAGAGCCTGCCGCCCGAGTCCATCTCCAACCTCAAGAAGGTCCTGAGCCGCACCGCGTCCCGCGGCAACGCCAAAGGCGCCCGCGTCTCCGGCGACGTCGTCGGCGTCGCCGCCCTCACGACCTACAACGAGGGCGGCCGCCCGAAGACCGTCTCCTGGTTCGTGGGCTCCAGCGGCGACCGCGCCTTCGCCATCGCGGTCGAGGGCGTCATCAACACCCCGGCGCTGGCCGCCAAGTTCCTGGGCGGCTAG
- a CDS encoding AAA family ATPase has translation MTITGSKLSGVNVEPEGHLTLRGCTLAGNHSRGVLASLGASVEIEDLTSVGNARPDLFDFDFAAATAKAEKQAPAEPKSKEPAEPASKKPAEPASQKPAEPVSHAPAEPKAAPPAPKKVGGPSADVLLAELDAMIGLAGVKREIRILAKVQKVAEQRRLAGLPPGSAKGRHMVFAGPPGTGKTTVARLYGGILAALGVVEKGQVVEVSRADLVSENIGGTALRTTEVFDRARGGVLFIDEAYTLSRKATGTDFGQEAIDTLVKLMEDHRDEVVVIAAGYSAEMREFLSANPGLSSRFSRTVEFENYSPAELVQIVGTQADKDGYQLADSARQALLAHFTSMKRDASFGNGRAARRVFEAAVERQAQRLADMEELPSGEELSRLIAEDLDVDTGLAARFGEARDPDQVTALLARLAAMTGLDEVKRDIRDLLDLIASARRRRAAGLEAEPFTGHLIFAGPPGTGKTTVARLYGELLTALGVLAQGQVVEAARLDLVGQYVGHTAQKTSEVFERARGGVLFIDEAYTLSRQAGSGNDFGQEAIDTLVKLMEDHRDEIIVIAAGYTSEMKGFLATNPGLASRFARTLTFSPYEVDGLVSIFLGKAKTADYRVPEPTQQALTTYLAANRDRFQVGNGREIDKLFRSAVTAHARRTEQLANTGAELTTEQLTTLLPEDII, from the coding sequence ATGACGATCACCGGCAGCAAGCTCTCCGGCGTGAACGTGGAACCGGAGGGCCACCTCACCCTCCGCGGCTGCACGCTGGCCGGCAACCACAGCCGGGGCGTCCTCGCCAGCCTCGGGGCGAGCGTGGAGATCGAGGACCTGACGAGCGTCGGCAACGCAAGGCCCGACCTGTTCGACTTCGATTTCGCCGCCGCGACCGCCAAGGCCGAGAAGCAGGCGCCGGCCGAGCCCAAGAGCAAGGAACCGGCCGAGCCCGCGAGTAAGAAGCCCGCAGAGCCCGCGAGCCAGAAGCCCGCAGAGCCCGTCAGCCATGCGCCCGCGGAGCCCAAGGCCGCGCCGCCCGCGCCGAAGAAGGTCGGCGGGCCGTCGGCGGACGTGCTGCTGGCCGAGTTGGACGCGATGATCGGTCTGGCCGGGGTCAAGCGTGAGATCCGCATTCTGGCGAAAGTGCAGAAGGTGGCCGAGCAGCGGCGGTTGGCGGGCCTGCCGCCGGGTTCGGCGAAGGGCCGGCACATGGTCTTCGCGGGCCCGCCCGGCACTGGTAAGACCACCGTGGCGCGGCTGTACGGCGGCATCCTCGCAGCGCTGGGTGTGGTGGAGAAGGGCCAGGTGGTCGAGGTCAGCCGGGCCGATCTGGTGTCGGAGAACATCGGCGGGACGGCGCTGCGCACGACCGAGGTGTTCGACCGGGCTCGCGGCGGTGTGCTGTTCATCGACGAGGCCTACACGCTGTCGCGCAAGGCGACCGGCACCGACTTCGGTCAGGAGGCCATCGACACCCTGGTGAAGCTGATGGAGGACCACCGCGACGAGGTCGTGGTGATCGCTGCCGGATACTCGGCGGAGATGCGCGAGTTCCTGTCCGCCAACCCGGGGTTGAGTTCGCGGTTCTCCCGGACGGTGGAGTTCGAGAACTACAGCCCCGCCGAACTCGTCCAGATCGTCGGAACACAGGCCGACAAGGACGGCTACCAGCTAGCGGACAGCGCACGGCAAGCACTCTTGGCGCACTTCACGTCCATGAAGCGCGACGCCTCGTTCGGCAACGGCCGCGCCGCACGCCGCGTCTTCGAAGCGGCGGTGGAACGGCAGGCACAACGCCTGGCCGACATGGAAGAACTGCCCTCCGGCGAGGAACTGTCCCGGCTGATCGCCGAAGACCTCGACGTCGACACCGGCCTGGCCGCCCGGTTCGGAGAGGCCCGCGACCCCGACCAGGTCACCGCCCTGCTGGCGCGGCTGGCGGCGATGACCGGACTGGACGAGGTCAAACGCGACATCCGCGACCTGCTCGACCTCATCGCCTCGGCCCGGCGCCGCCGCGCCGCCGGACTCGAAGCCGAACCCTTCACCGGCCACCTGATCTTCGCCGGCCCCCCCGGCACCGGCAAGACCACCGTCGCACGCCTCTACGGAGAACTCCTCACCGCCCTGGGCGTCCTGGCACAAGGCCAGGTCGTCGAAGCCGCACGCCTCGACCTGGTCGGACAGTACGTCGGACACACCGCACAGAAGACCAGCGAGGTCTTCGAACGCGCCCGCGGCGGCGTCCTGTTCATCGACGAGGCCTACACGCTGTCGCGCCAGGCCGGATCAGGCAACGACTTCGGGCAGGAGGCCATCGACACCCTCGTCAAACTCATGGAGGACCACCGCGACGAGATCATCGTCATCGCGGCCGGATACACCTCGGAGATGAAGGGGTTCCTGGCCACCAACCCGGGCCTGGCGTCGCGTTTCGCGCGCACCCTCACCTTCTCCCCCTACGAGGTCGACGGCCTGGTCTCGATCTTCCTGGGCAAGGCCAAGACGGCCGACTACCGCGTCCCGGAACCCACCCAGCAGGCCCTCACCACCTACCTGGCGGCCAACCGCGACCGATTCCAGGTGGGCAACGGACGCGAGATCGACAAACTCTTCCGTTCCGCGGTGACCGCCCACGCCCGCCGCACCGAACAACTCGCCAACACCGGCGCCGAACTCACCACCGAACAACTCACCACCCTCCTCCCCGAAGACATCATCTAG
- the ftsX gene encoding permease-like cell division protein FtsX: protein MRVQFVLQEIWIGLRRNMTMTISLVITVAIAMALFGTGLLLRQQVSASKSYWYDKIEVSIFLCAKTSSNPVCQKQDVTEQQRETLKAQLAKMPQVSDVQYENKQQAYARFKDRFAGSPGFVESTREGDIPDSFRVKLKNPEEYKAVAQAMLNQPGVDSVINEQEILKRFFRILNGLQVAALTIALIQVIAAVMLVGNTVRLSAFNRRRETGIMRLVGASNTYIQLPFILEGAIAGLIGGLFASVLLIFSKKLLVDRLAGDVQLVSQLGWSVVILVIIVSICFGVLLCAVSSFLTLRRYLRI from the coding sequence ATGCGCGTACAGTTCGTTCTCCAGGAGATCTGGATCGGTCTCCGCAGGAACATGACGATGACGATCTCCCTCGTCATCACCGTCGCCATCGCCATGGCGCTCTTCGGCACCGGGCTGCTCCTGCGGCAGCAGGTCTCCGCCTCCAAGAGCTACTGGTACGACAAGATCGAGGTCTCGATCTTCCTGTGCGCGAAGACGAGCTCCAACCCCGTCTGCCAGAAGCAGGACGTCACCGAACAGCAGCGGGAGACGCTCAAGGCGCAGCTGGCGAAGATGCCGCAGGTCTCGGATGTCCAGTACGAGAACAAGCAGCAGGCCTACGCCCGCTTCAAGGACCGCTTCGCCGGCTCGCCCGGATTCGTGGAGAGCACCCGCGAGGGCGACATCCCCGACTCGTTCCGGGTCAAGCTGAAGAACCCGGAGGAGTACAAGGCGGTCGCGCAGGCGATGCTCAACCAGCCCGGCGTCGACTCGGTCATCAACGAGCAGGAGATCCTGAAGCGGTTCTTCCGGATCCTGAACGGACTGCAGGTCGCCGCGCTGACGATCGCCTTGATCCAGGTGATCGCCGCGGTGATGCTGGTCGGCAACACCGTCCGGCTGTCGGCGTTCAACCGGCGCCGGGAGACCGGCATCATGCGGCTGGTCGGGGCGTCCAACACCTATATCCAGTTGCCGTTCATCCTGGAGGGCGCGATCGCCGGGCTGATCGGCGGGTTGTTCGCGTCCGTCCTACTGATCTTCAGTAAGAAACTCCTGGTCGACAGACTCGCGGGGGACGTCCAGCTCGTCAGCCAGCTCGGCTGGAGCGTGGTGATCCTCGTCATCATCGTGTCGATCTGCTTCGGCGTCCTGCTGTGCGCCGTCTCCTCGTTCCTGACCCTGCGCAGATACCTGCGAATCTGA
- the prfB gene encoding peptide chain release factor 2, with amino-acid sequence MAGIEPEEQLKELGSTLSSIEQVLDLDTMRRDIAELREQSADPDLWSDQERAQGVTRRLSYLESELNRVEGLRQRLEDAATLYEMAREMDDADTRTEADEELAALHKAVQQLEVRTLMSGEYDAREALVTINAQAGGVDAADWAEQLRRMYLRWAERHGYPTEVYDTSYAEEAGIKSTTFAVKAPYAYGTLRGEHGTHRLIRISPFDNQGRRQTSFAGLDVVPVVEQSDHVEIDESELRIDVYRSSGPGGQGVNTTDSAVRITHIPSGIVVSCQNERSQLQNKATAMNVLQAKLLERKRKEEAEKLSELRGEGTTSWGTQIRNYVLHPFKIVKDLRTGVEVGNTSAVLDGDIDEFIEAEIRWLRQQESA; translated from the coding sequence GTGGCAGGCATCGAACCCGAAGAACAGCTCAAGGAGCTCGGCTCGACCCTGTCCAGCATCGAGCAGGTGCTGGACCTCGACACCATGCGCCGCGACATCGCCGAACTGCGCGAGCAGTCGGCCGACCCCGACCTGTGGAGCGACCAGGAGCGCGCCCAGGGGGTGACGCGCCGCCTGTCGTACCTGGAGAGCGAGCTCAACCGGGTCGAGGGCCTGCGGCAGCGGCTGGAGGACGCCGCCACGCTGTACGAGATGGCCCGGGAGATGGACGACGCCGACACGCGCACCGAGGCCGACGAGGAGCTGGCGGCGCTGCACAAGGCCGTCCAGCAGCTCGAGGTGCGCACGCTCATGTCGGGCGAGTACGACGCCCGCGAGGCGCTGGTCACCATCAACGCCCAGGCCGGCGGGGTGGACGCGGCCGACTGGGCCGAGCAGCTGCGGCGGATGTACCTGCGCTGGGCCGAGCGGCACGGCTACCCGACGGAGGTCTACGACACGTCCTACGCCGAAGAGGCCGGGATCAAGTCGACCACCTTCGCCGTGAAGGCCCCCTACGCCTACGGCACGCTGCGCGGCGAGCACGGCACCCACCGGCTCATCCGGATCTCCCCGTTCGACAACCAGGGCCGGCGGCAGACGTCGTTCGCGGGCCTGGACGTCGTCCCCGTGGTGGAGCAGAGCGACCACGTCGAGATCGACGAGAGCGAACTGCGGATCGACGTCTACCGGTCGTCGGGGCCCGGCGGCCAGGGCGTCAACACGACCGACTCCGCCGTGCGGATCACCCACATCCCGAGCGGCATCGTCGTGTCCTGCCAGAACGAGCGCAGCCAGCTGCAGAACAAGGCCACGGCCATGAACGTCCTGCAGGCCAAGCTGCTGGAGCGCAAGCGCAAGGAAGAGGCGGAGAAGCTCTCCGAACTGCGCGGCGAGGGCACCACGAGCTGGGGCACGCAGATCCGCAACTACGTGCTGCACCCGTTCAAGATCGTCAAGGATCTGCGCACCGGCGTCGAGGTCGGCAACACCTCCGCGGTCCTGGACGGCGACATCGACGAGTTCATCGAGGCCGAGATCCGCTGGCTGCGCCAGCAGGAGAGCGCCTGA
- the ftsE gene encoding cell division ATP-binding protein FtsE → MIHFDNVTKVYPSQNRPALQHVNVAIEKGEFLFLVGPSGSGKSTFLRLVLKEERPSQGHVHVAGKDLSRLSNWKVPHLRRRIGCVFQDFRLLPNKNVFENVAFALEVIGKPRRFIGKVVPEVIDLVGLEGKAHRMPDELSGGEQQRVAIARAFVNRPMILLADEPTGNIDPATSIGIMKVLDRINRTGTTVVMATHDAAIVDAFRKRVVELEDGRVVRDQSRGVYGQAY, encoded by the coding sequence GTGATCCATTTCGACAACGTCACCAAGGTCTACCCGAGCCAGAACCGGCCCGCCCTGCAGCATGTGAACGTCGCCATCGAGAAGGGCGAGTTCCTGTTCCTGGTGGGCCCGTCCGGCTCCGGTAAGTCGACCTTCCTGCGCCTCGTCCTGAAGGAGGAGCGTCCTTCCCAGGGTCACGTGCACGTGGCGGGCAAGGACCTGAGCAGGCTGAGCAACTGGAAGGTGCCGCACCTGCGCCGCAGGATCGGCTGCGTCTTCCAGGACTTCCGGCTCCTGCCCAACAAGAACGTCTTCGAGAACGTCGCGTTCGCCCTCGAGGTGATCGGCAAGCCGCGGCGCTTCATCGGCAAGGTCGTCCCCGAGGTCATCGACCTGGTCGGCCTGGAGGGCAAGGCCCACCGGATGCCGGACGAGCTGTCCGGCGGCGAGCAGCAGCGCGTCGCCATCGCGCGGGCGTTCGTCAACCGCCCGATGATCCTGCTCGCCGACGAGCCGACGGGCAACATCGACCCCGCGACCTCGATCGGCATCATGAAGGTGCTGGACCGCATCAACCGGACCGGTACGACCGTCGTCATGGCCACCCACGACGCAGCCATCGTCGACGCCTTCCGCAAGCGCGTCGTCGAGCTGGAGGACGGCCGCGTCGTCCGCGACCAGTCGCGCGGCGTCTACGGCCAGGCGTACTGA
- a CDS encoding GNAT family N-acetyltransferase: MTADPTFTRHDPADAEKVLDSVIVPVYVASHQDVVDQPFYSAERFGERFPGYAKAPGFEIVIAYVGGRPVGQAFGYALPVNARWWNGLTTPVPDGFTVETGSRTFAFNELMVIPEWQGRGVAHALHDALLGGRSEERATLLVREDNDSAQRAYARWGWRKAGKAQPFPDSPHFDVMVVDLPLS; encoded by the coding sequence ATGACCGCGGATCCCACCTTCACCCGCCACGACCCCGCCGACGCCGAGAAGGTCCTCGACAGCGTGATCGTGCCCGTCTATGTGGCCTCGCACCAGGACGTGGTCGACCAGCCTTTCTACTCCGCGGAGCGGTTCGGCGAGCGGTTCCCTGGCTACGCCAAGGCCCCGGGCTTCGAGATCGTCATCGCCTACGTCGGCGGGCGCCCGGTGGGCCAGGCGTTCGGGTACGCGCTGCCGGTGAACGCGCGCTGGTGGAACGGGCTGACGACCCCGGTCCCGGACGGGTTCACCGTCGAGACCGGGTCGAGGACGTTCGCGTTCAACGAGCTGATGGTGATTCCGGAGTGGCAGGGCAGGGGGGTGGCGCACGCGCTGCACGATGCACTGCTGGGCGGCCGGTCCGAGGAGCGGGCGACGCTGCTGGTCCGCGAGGACAACGACTCCGCGCAGCGCGCGTACGCACGGTGGGGATGGCGCAAGGCGGGCAAGGCGCAGCCGTTCCCCGACTCCCCGCACTTCGATGTGATGGTCGTGGATCTGCCGTTGAGCTAG
- a CDS encoding DUF3841 domain-containing protein — translation MLDDETAGTRFPIRDAEPEQAVPAGPMGYDLDAERLLLHTVQSVEAFEALLTTGTLTPDPALAVTEFADAYDWMYRMMAARLPTSGQGALWLWARTNRKHLVSACRHSRGQVLLTCRVPRDRVLLSHFDEWHMVLNRGLGMPRLPGESEDEAFARWEDTHDEFDARLRAAGMREAPTRNWPTTLRNEIETSWECILNRDNYGPFECWQATVHALTADEVVEAVRII, via the coding sequence TTGCTGGACGACGAGACGGCGGGCACCCGTTTCCCGATCCGCGACGCCGAGCCCGAGCAGGCCGTGCCCGCCGGTCCGATGGGCTACGACCTCGACGCGGAACGGCTGTTGCTGCACACCGTCCAATCGGTCGAGGCGTTCGAGGCCCTGCTCACGACGGGCACACTGACGCCGGACCCGGCCCTGGCGGTGACCGAGTTCGCGGACGCCTACGACTGGATGTACCGGATGATGGCGGCGCGCCTACCGACCAGCGGCCAGGGTGCGCTGTGGCTCTGGGCACGCACCAACCGCAAGCATCTGGTCAGTGCCTGCCGCCACTCGCGCGGCCAGGTGCTGCTCACCTGCCGGGTCCCCCGCGACCGCGTACTCCTCTCACACTTCGACGAGTGGCACATGGTCCTGAACCGGGGCCTCGGCATGCCGAGGCTGCCCGGCGAGTCCGAGGACGAGGCGTTCGCCCGCTGGGAGGACACTCACGACGAGTTCGACGCCCGCCTCCGGGCAGCGGGGATGCGTGAAGCCCCGACCCGGAACTGGCCCACCACCCTGCGGAACGAAATCGAGACGTCCTGGGAGTGCATCCTCAACCGGGACAACTACGGCCCCTTCGAGTGCTGGCAGGCCACCGTCCATGCCCTCACCGCCGACGAGGTGGTGGAAGCGGTCCGGATCATCTGA
- a CDS encoding S41 family peptidase — translation MSPLSRRPGGVLRGAAIAAALLCAYGAGVVSGSGSERHAAVAGGGTVLDEAAAKIGGRAARPVDRGALDRAAIEGMLRGLGDRWAHYYSAREFDDVEGRLTGRYSGVGLWLGREDGDSRVLVASVQPGTPAARAGVQAGDVVTRVGDASVTGWGISRVAEALRGRPDETVELTVERERRTRRFHLVRTKVSGGDVTVTELPERARMIRVGAFTRGTGGQVRAAVTGRSPAGRPRGGVLLDLRGNPGGLVDEAVETASAFLSGGPVVTYEPRGRPVQRRTVTAPGDAETPLVVLVDAGTASAAEIVAGSLRDRDRAVIVGSRTYGKGSVQEPLRLADGSVIELTVGRYRTPSGRNLDGVGIEPDVEVSADRPARAAERRARTVLRGLHATMPG, via the coding sequence GTGTCCCCGCTGAGCAGGCGACCGGGCGGCGTGCTGCGCGGCGCCGCCATCGCGGCGGCGCTCCTCTGCGCCTACGGCGCGGGGGTCGTGAGCGGTTCGGGCTCCGAGCGCCACGCGGCCGTCGCCGGGGGCGGCACCGTCCTCGACGAGGCCGCCGCGAAGATCGGCGGCCGGGCCGCGCGGCCCGTCGACCGCGGCGCCCTCGACCGCGCCGCCATCGAGGGCATGCTGCGCGGGCTCGGCGACCGGTGGGCGCACTACTACTCGGCCCGCGAGTTCGACGACGTCGAGGGGCGCCTCACCGGCCGCTACAGCGGTGTCGGCCTGTGGCTCGGCCGCGAGGACGGCGACTCCCGCGTGCTGGTGGCGAGCGTCCAGCCCGGCACCCCCGCCGCCCGCGCCGGCGTCCAGGCCGGTGACGTCGTCACCCGCGTCGGTGACGCCTCCGTGACCGGCTGGGGCATCTCGCGCGTCGCGGAGGCGCTGCGCGGGCGCCCGGACGAGACGGTCGAACTCACCGTGGAGCGCGAGCGTCGAACCAGGAGGTTCCACCTCGTCCGCACGAAGGTCTCTGGAGGGGACGTCACCGTGACCGAGCTTCCCGAGCGCGCGCGGATGATCCGGGTCGGCGCCTTCACGCGCGGGACGGGCGGCCAGGTCCGCGCGGCCGTCACCGGGCGCTCGCCCGCGGGCCGTCCCCGGGGCGGCGTCCTGCTCGACCTGCGAGGCAACCCCGGAGGGCTGGTCGACGAGGCGGTCGAGACGGCGTCGGCGTTCCTGTCCGGCGGCCCGGTCGTGACCTACGAGCCGCGCGGCAGGCCCGTCCAGCGGCGCACCGTCACCGCCCCCGGCGACGCCGAGACTCCGCTCGTCGTGCTGGTCGACGCGGGCACCGCGAGCGCCGCGGAGATCGTCGCGGGCTCCCTGCGCGACCGCGACCGCGCGGTGATCGTAGGATCGCGTACGTACGGGAAGGGCTCGGTGCAGGAACCCCTCCGGCTCGCCGACGGGTCGGTCATCGAACTGACCGTCGGTCGCTACCGCACCCCGAGCGGCCGTAACCTCGACGGGGTCGGCATCGAACCCGACGTGGAGGTCTCCGCCGACCGCCCCGCCAGGGCGGCCGAGCGGCGCGCCCGGACGGTGCTGCGCGGCCTCCACGCGACGATGCCGGGCTGA
- a CDS encoding XRE family transcriptional regulator, whose protein sequence is MTDDELPRWAARLSTEREARAWSKPRMAKALYAARDLRPNRTQVESLARQIRKYERGEHFPREWAADYAAAFGIGEVELFGRLDSVDDNEDVERRTLLGLLATTAAAGSLARDAAPLREAFEAGVAADANDRDADTWERVAHDYAHEVGWASATALQPELAADFAELARLVPTARGTAQLRLIHVAAQMAALMAINLTNLGEGRAARRWWRTAARAADHTGDHATAARIRGRAAIFALYTETPRLSVVEAAEEAIAVGRGDAAGAVNAYAAKAQALAELGRHAEAGDALRDLRGVFERLPEAVRNGRGNWGWSVGRLHFVASLVHTCAGNVGPALEAQDAALGVCSPQNWGFRGQIEMQRAGVLIGAGDVDDGVHHMTRVLEGLSAEQRGDGLVRGSALTSLRLAAPAQAGRASVQQARELLAATGDR, encoded by the coding sequence ATGACCGACGACGAACTCCCGCGCTGGGCAGCGCGCTTAAGCACCGAGCGCGAAGCCCGCGCATGGTCCAAACCGAGGATGGCGAAAGCCCTCTACGCCGCCCGTGACCTGCGCCCCAACCGCACGCAGGTGGAGTCGCTCGCCCGTCAGATCCGCAAGTACGAACGCGGCGAGCACTTCCCCCGGGAGTGGGCCGCCGACTACGCGGCGGCGTTCGGGATCGGGGAAGTCGAACTGTTCGGGCGGCTTGACAGCGTCGATGACAATGAAGACGTGGAACGCCGTACCCTCCTCGGTCTGCTGGCCACCACGGCCGCCGCCGGCTCTCTGGCCCGTGACGCGGCACCGTTACGCGAGGCGTTCGAGGCCGGGGTCGCCGCCGATGCCAACGACCGCGACGCCGATACCTGGGAGCGCGTCGCGCACGACTACGCCCACGAGGTCGGCTGGGCTTCCGCGACCGCCCTCCAGCCGGAACTCGCGGCGGACTTCGCCGAGCTGGCGAGGCTCGTCCCCACCGCCCGCGGAACCGCCCAGCTCCGTCTGATCCATGTCGCCGCCCAGATGGCAGCGCTCATGGCGATCAACCTGACCAACCTCGGCGAGGGGCGTGCCGCGCGCCGCTGGTGGCGCACCGCCGCCCGCGCCGCCGACCACACCGGCGACCACGCCACCGCCGCCCGCATCCGGGGCCGCGCCGCGATCTTCGCCCTCTACACCGAGACGCCCCGCCTGTCGGTCGTCGAGGCTGCCGAAGAGGCGATCGCGGTCGGGCGCGGGGACGCCGCAGGTGCCGTGAACGCGTACGCGGCCAAGGCTCAGGCCCTCGCCGAGCTCGGCCGTCATGCCGAGGCCGGGGACGCCCTGCGCGACCTGCGCGGCGTGTTCGAGCGCCTCCCCGAGGCCGTGCGGAACGGGCGAGGCAACTGGGGCTGGTCGGTCGGCCGCCTCCACTTCGTCGCCAGCCTCGTCCACACCTGCGCCGGGAACGTGGGACCGGCGTTGGAAGCTCAGGACGCTGCGCTGGGTGTCTGCTCCCCTCAAAATTGGGGATTCCGCGGCCAGATCGAGATGCAGCGCGCCGGCGTACTGATCGGCGCCGGGGACGTCGACGATGGTGTGCACCACATGACACGGGTCTTGGAGGGCCTGTCGGCCGAGCAGCGCGGAGACGGGCTCGTGCGCGGCAGCGCGCTTACCTCGTTGCGGCTTGCGGCACCCGCTCAGGCCGGGCGCGCCTCGGTCCAGCAGGCGCGCGAACTGCTCGCAGCAACGGGAGACCGATGA